CCCAGGCCTTGATCGTCAAGAAACGTATACCGCCCGTTGTTTCAATGGCCCCGATGTCTCTGGAACTGCCCAAACCACCTGCCGGCTCAATCCTGAATTTGAAGAGATCTAAATCCAACTAAAACAGAAAGGCGCCTTCTCCACAGCTTGAAAGGGAGAAAGGCGCTTTTTTGCTATACTTAAAGCATGCTAGTGAGCCAAGACAAACTCAAGGAGTTTCTTGTTGATTCGGATCTTGTAAGCCGCAATGATGTGGAACGCGCCGCGAAAGAGGCAGAGGAAAAGCACACTCCTCTTGCAGAAATACTTGTACGCGGAGGAGTTCTTTCGGAAGACGAAATCCGGCGTGCGCAGGCGTATGTCATCGGTATCCCCTTCATATCTCTACAAGGGGAAAAGATTCCTTTTGAGATACTTTCGCTCATCCCGGAACCGATTGCGCGAAGCCACAACGTCATTGCGCTCAAGAAGAATGACAATGCTCTTGAGGTGGCGATGCTCGATACCGACGACCTCGGAGCAATTGACTTTGTGAAGAAAAAGGTTGGCTTGAAGATACTTCCTCGCCTCACTGACAAAGAATCGATTAAATCAGCCCTCCTACAATACCAGAAGAGCCTGAAGGCCGAGTTTGGCGATATCATTAAAAAAGAGGCGGGCACTCTGGAAGAGATGGGGACATCCCCAGATGTTTCTGATGCCGGGGAGTTGAAGAAACTTGCCGAAGATATCCCTATTGTCCGTATTGTAGACACCCTGACATACCACGCAATTCTCCAAGATGCCTCCGATATTCATATTGAGCCCCAAGAAAAACTCGTACTCATTCGGTACCGCATTGATGGGATTCTGCACGATGCGATGGAGTTGCCGAAAAATGCTGCGTCCGGGATTATAGCCCGTATCAAAGTTCTCGCGGACCTAAAACTCGATGAGAAGCGTTTGCCACAGGACGGGAGATTTAGGATTGAGAAAGAGGGACAAAGAGTTTCGTTTCGTGTTTCGATACTTCCGACCTTTTACGGTGAGAAAGCCGTTATGCGGCTACTCAAGGAAGATATTAAGGGATTTACCCTCGAAGAACTGGGTTTTCATGGCGAGGGTCTCGAGCGTATTCACAAAGCGTTGCGCAAGACCACAGGTATGATTTTGGCAACGGGACCGACGGGGTCGGGCAAGACGACAACACTCTACACAGCTCTCGAAATTTTGAATACCCCGAAAGTCAACATCTCCACTATTGAGGACCCTATTGAATACCAACTACCACGCATCAACCAGACCCAGGTCAGACCGGAAATAGGGTTTATGTTTGCAAACGGACTGCGCTCGCTTGTCCGCCAAGACCCAGACATTATTATGGTCGGTGAGATCCGGGATAGAGAAACGGCGGGGCTCGCTATTAACGCCTCACTAACGGGGCACCTCGTATTATCGACACTGCACACTAATTCTGCCGCAGGGGCTATTCCCCGGCTCCTCGACATGCAGGTCGAGTCCTTCCTCCTCACCTCAACCGTCGATGTCATCATAGCGCAACGTCTTGTGCGTCAACTCTGCCCTGACAAAGAGAAATATTTTCTCACAAAAGAAGAAATCAAGAATCTTGCAGAAAAAGCGGATCTAGACAAAGTCCTGTCAGTGCTCAAAGAAGAGCATGTTGTTCCAGCTGAAGCAGAGTGGGAGACAGTACCTTTTTATCGCCCCAAAGAAACAGCAGATTGTAAAGAGGGGTATCGGAGTCGCAAGGGCATACACGAGGTGTTGAAAGTGACCCCGTCTATTAAAGAGCTCATTATGCGAGGAGCGAGTACAGATGAGATTGAAGCACAGGCACGAAAAGAGGGAATGCTCACCATGATCGAAGACGGGCTTTTTAAAGCGGCTGGGGGGATCACTACCATAGAAGAGGTGTTGCGCGTTATTTCTGAGTAGTACTATGCGTTTTACATACAAGGCACAAACCAGAGAGGGCGAAATCACGCAGGGCGAAGCTGAAGCCGCTGATCGTTTTGCATTGGCTCGCTCACTACATGAGGGCGGGAAAACGGTAATCACCGTGGAGCCACTTCACGATGATGAGGAAAACCTTTTTACGCGCATAGAGAGCTTCTTGGGAAGCATTCATCTTCGCGACAAGATACTCTTTGCGCGCAATCTCTCGTCGATGATTGAGGCGGGGCTACCACTTTCGCGTGCACTTAGTATCTTAAAGCGTCAAACACGGAACGAAACACTGAGGAATGTTACAAGTTCTCTTGAAGGAGATATCGCGAAGGGCTCCTCTTTCCATGGAGCTCTCCGCGCATTTCCTGATGTTTTTTCACCACTCTTCGTCGCTATGGTGAAGGCGGGCGAGGAGAGTGGTAAGTTGTCGCCCTCGCTTGCAATCGTCGGTGAGCACCTTGAGCGTGTCTATATCTTACAAAGACGTATTCGCGGCGCGCTTGTGTATCCGGCTATCATTGTTATCGCGATGGTTATTGTCGGTGTTTTGATGCTTACGTATGTAGTGCCCTCGCTAGCAGCGACATTCAAAGATTTGAACGTTGATCTGCCCGCGAGTACGCAATTCATCATCATAGTGAGTGATTTTTTTTCAGAAATGCCCCTCCTTTCATTCACACTTCTCTTTATTGTAGGGCTCGCAATATTCTTTGCGCTCCGATCACGTGTGGGGCGTGCAAAATTGGCCGAATTCTCCATGAGAATCCCAGTTATTGGGGAAATCATTAAAAACATAAACTCTGCCCGTACTGCCAGGACACTCTCTTCGCTACTTGCTTCCGGGGTCAATATGGTTGAGGCCATCACGATTACAGAAGAGGTGCTCCAAAATCGAGAATATAAAGAGGTAATGCGCGAAGCAAAAGAGCGCATCCAAAAAGGCGAGACGCTTTCAAAAGTATTCATTGAACACGAAGATGTGTACCCGGTCCTCATTGCGGAGATGACTGCCGTCGGGGAGGAGACAGGCGCTCTTTCAGGGATGCTCCTTAAGGCCGCGACGTTTTATGAAGACGAAGTTGAGCAGGCGACAAAAAATCTTTCGACAATCATTGAGCCAGTTTTGATGGTCGTCATCGGAGTCGCTGTCGGCTTCTTTGCTTTTTCCATGAT
This portion of the Parcubacteria group bacterium genome encodes:
- a CDS encoding type II secretion system F family protein, which codes for MRFTYKAQTREGEITQGEAEAADRFALARSLHEGGKTVITVEPLHDDEENLFTRIESFLGSIHLRDKILFARNLSSMIEAGLPLSRALSILKRQTRNETLRNVTSSLEGDIAKGSSFHGALRAFPDVFSPLFVAMVKAGEESGKLSPSLAIVGEHLERVYILQRRIRGALVYPAIIVIAMVIVGVLMLTYVVPSLAATFKDLNVDLPASTQFIIIVSDFFSEMPLLSFTLLFIVGLAIFFALRSRVGRAKLAEFSMRIPVIGEIIKNINSARTARTLSSLLASGVNMVEAITITEEVLQNREYKEVMREAKERIQKGETLSKVFIEHEDVYPVLIAEMTAVGEETGALSGMLLKAATFYEDEVEQATKNLSTIIEPVLMVVIGVAVGFFAFSMITPLYSVLGGI
- a CDS encoding type II/IV secretion system protein; this translates as MLVSQDKLKEFLVDSDLVSRNDVERAAKEAEEKHTPLAEILVRGGVLSEDEIRRAQAYVIGIPFISLQGEKIPFEILSLIPEPIARSHNVIALKKNDNALEVAMLDTDDLGAIDFVKKKVGLKILPRLTDKESIKSALLQYQKSLKAEFGDIIKKEAGTLEEMGTSPDVSDAGELKKLAEDIPIVRIVDTLTYHAILQDASDIHIEPQEKLVLIRYRIDGILHDAMELPKNAASGIIARIKVLADLKLDEKRLPQDGRFRIEKEGQRVSFRVSILPTFYGEKAVMRLLKEDIKGFTLEELGFHGEGLERIHKALRKTTGMILATGPTGSGKTTTLYTALEILNTPKVNISTIEDPIEYQLPRINQTQVRPEIGFMFANGLRSLVRQDPDIIMVGEIRDRETAGLAINASLTGHLVLSTLHTNSAAGAIPRLLDMQVESFLLTSTVDVIIAQRLVRQLCPDKEKYFLTKEEIKNLAEKADLDKVLSVLKEEHVVPAEAEWETVPFYRPKETADCKEGYRSRKGIHEVLKVTPSIKELIMRGASTDEIEAQARKEGMLTMIEDGLFKAAGGITTIEEVLRVISE